A genomic region of Cannabis sativa cultivar Pink pepper isolate KNU-18-1 chromosome 1, ASM2916894v1, whole genome shotgun sequence contains the following coding sequences:
- the LOC115706382 gene encoding beta-glucuronosyltransferase GlcAT14A encodes MGSVHMEKKWLFPLAISSVVAIVVLATTLNMGLVSTLPSINTILSIFPSRLTSNETSPVFAESKLNQYPPPPTIVTPRFAYLISGSKGDLEKLWRTLKASYHPLNQYVLHLDLEAPADERLQLASRVQNETLFAEIGNVHVVTKANMVTYRGPTMVANTLHACAILLKRSKDWDWFINLSASDYPLVTQDDLLSTFSNLDRNLNFIEHTSQLGWKEDKRAMPLIIDPGLYLSTKKDIFWVAPRRALPSAFKLFTGSAWMVLSRSFVEYCIWGWDNLPRTLLMYYTNFVSSPEGYFQTVICNEPEYAKTAVNHDLHYIAWDMPPKQHPHTLTINDTTKMITSNAAFARKFKQDDIALDKIDKDLLNRNKEGFTPGGWCAGSPKCSKVGNPNKLKPGPGAQRLHQLVSKLVLAAKYGQNQCT; translated from the exons ATGGGGTCCGTACATATGGAAAAGAAATGGTTGTTTCCTCTAGCTATAAGTTCTGTGGTAGCCATAGTAGTCTTGGCCACTACCTTGAACATGGGTCTTGTCTCTACGTTACCTTCAATCAATACGATTCTTTCAATCTTTCCATCTCGATTAACCTCTAATGAAACAAGTCCGGTTTTCGCAGAGTCAAAGCTTAACCAATATCCTCCCCCTCCTACTATTGTAACCCCTAGATTTGCCTATCTAATTTCTGGCTCCAAAGGTGATTTAGAAAAGCTTTGGAGAACTCTTAAGGCTAGTTACCATCCTTTGAACCAATATGTTCTTCATTTGGACCTTGAGGCTCCGGCTGATGAGAGGCTGCAGCTCGCTTCAAGGGTCCAGAATGAGACCCTTTTTGCTGAAATTGGTAATGTTCATGTGGTTACCAAAGCTAATATGGTAACTTATAGAGGACCTACTATGGTAGCTAACACACTTCATGCATGTGCTATTCTTCTCAAGAGGAGTAAAGATTGGGATTGGTTTATCAATCTTAGTGCTTCAGATTACCCCCTTGTGACTCAAGATG ACCTTCTTTCCACTTTTTCAAATTTGGATCGAAATCTGAATTTCATTGAGCATACAAGCCAGCTTGGTTGGAAGGA GGATAAACGAGCAATGCCTTTGATCATAGATCCTGGTCTCTATCTGTCAAccaaaaaagatatattttggGTTGCCCCAAGGCGGGCATTGCCATCAGCATTTAAACTATTTACTG GTTCAGCATGGATGGTCCTATCCCGTTCGTTTGTGGAGTATTGTATTTGGGGTTGGGACAATCTACCAAGAACTCTTCTTATGTACTACACAAACTTTGTTTCTTCTCCAGAGGGCTATTTTCAGACTGTTATATGCAATGAGCCAGAGTATGCTAAGACTGCAGTTAACCATGACTTGCACTACATAGCTTGGGATATGCCTCCCAAACAACATCCCCACACTCTCACAATTAATGACACCACCAAGATGATTACTAGCAATGCGGCTTTTGCTCGAAAATTCAAACAAGATGACATTGCACTTGATAAGATTGACAAGGATTTGCTTAATCGGAATAAAGAAGGCTTTACCCCTGGTGGGTGGTGTGCAGGTAGTCCTAAATGCTCCAAGGTT